Proteins co-encoded in one Micropterus dolomieu isolate WLL.071019.BEF.003 ecotype Adirondacks linkage group LG19, ASM2129224v1, whole genome shotgun sequence genomic window:
- the bcorl1 gene encoding BCL-6 corepressor-like protein 1 isoform X1 produces the protein MQVDPTLMNVGDGGTVSSEISAPNKASASMVGNPPQTLPPEFRGDVTLSQQNKTTPTTDCKTAKACLDTSNYNHSPELSPPQQPSNAPMSSSALTSSEKRAEKRAEAPKLKSDGAGVFPTPQRSSGIKVSWEDSLNACHSNVTSSKKSHPQTQSVQSAPPGFQCPTMFKPVQPVAFLPSTNFSSPLCKITLPPALGQIAALREATASQFQKEAQPQSSGVAGAPLMRTYPYPFSVGRTPAAEKKAGTSTSKMKSNHSSSKNAKSVGEHKSLASVVASPAIALPLQHPSLTSATPTCYTLSPTAAICCGSALASITSQSRLLNHVEKGNSIDKATMGSLKTTPLSASEDHTACSVELRDVPLDLSAKSKRPKCINDPPVPLIGPHNNESNQRDFLNSKRTPSTTYSSAVQYPILPNTHRNGSHQKQINRPQNHQVPEPKSTWGKGSSQDSIKTIPGTYVGVASPILASTLRGKDGKGTFADEFQSFAKQEFISIIDQGEHLATGGKKPSCLMKGNQHAHSVKHVKNTSTAIAKNCPSKGALTTALSSSANAQIHQKSGPGKTAVPPYSTTVVNPAWQQPSHLPHQASSVQSKITQGSPKSRGTTGTEGSKFQSAHHSPSKPEDDKWERMKSPLSNLASIVKQQALKTTALTGECNTQASPVVSRKADVLTPLTGSQDTQSKHTSFDYPPYWSVEKWAGVPSQGDSTQAMKRHEKANAINPLENNTELNTSQGEHIGLQAKQTSSKPTSQSHLFGSNASTNGNRMESKLAQVLEGEILKKESGASDNPPSDKLEGMVASILTGQCAGGGDKFEKKTNGTKEESPTKVKAAAIKQKKTSYKKPAKEKSATGTSTKATGKKKQDTEKTPTKVSCQKKQKKQCAPVPEQSLPAGKLSPQSKEPIPKDKISPNKVEPPTPNKPVTDSGSVETPLSLNSSAISSKETDTRESSFPRLRRGRRRADEARLDLWGFATPSPPPPPMPPPPPSLPPPLTPTQPARRPRGRPRSNPLPERVFQGKRKTASAEADTPALKKRRRCRSKKYQTGDYITEKDKLEDGEHLEDSNSLRQDSGIPADPQVNQCPSPAAPSPDPPPRRPSFTRSGSVRYQESEVSPECNDKPSGKRKFKSKHLCDNDEPKIKTKRSSSGKRGTSLALDDDAAEVKRTDSPPPTPKSLPSSPSNKKGSSGRSSGSESPPKRPIPPEVRRLIVNKNAGETLLQRAARLGYQDVVQYCLEKDIREVNRRDNAGYTALHEASSRGWTQIVEMLLKHGADVNCSAQDGTRPLHDAVASDNLPIVWLLLNHGADPTLATYSGHTPVKLAHSPSMKTFLTEYFIDLEGRKEQEPSLPWDFYSSSLFETDQEPCWDFLLSKQNQELGEDPTGKTELDSDKDCLLFEFSSEPLLPCYHVQVSLTQGFCNWFLLTDVLKRLKMSARIFRARYPHLEVVSLSRAELWSQVSVSQVSSALASPYRGKNKEEDDKEEEREGVVDLVRCVPELQRLLGSSIHILQEDEEEDEEEDTLTNTGKPRSR, from the exons ATGCAG GTGGATCCTACTCTAATGAATGTAGGGGATGGAGGCACGGTGAGCAGTGAGATCAGTGCTCCAAATAAAGCGTCTGCTAGCATGGTGGGAAATCCCCCCCAGACGCTACCCCCTGAGTTTAGAGGAGATGTTACCCTCAGTCAGCAAAACAAGACCACTCCAACAACAGACTGTAAGACAGCAAAAGCCTGCCTGGACACTAGCAATTACAACCACAGCCCTGAGCTTTCTCCACCCCAGCAGCCCAGCAATGCACCAATGTCCAGCTCAGCCCTCACCAGCTCAGAGAAGAGAGCAGAGAAAAGGGCAGAGGCCCCTAAACTCAAGTCTGATGGTGCTGGGGTCTTCCCCACTCCTCAGCGGTCAAGTGGCATAAAAGTCAGCTGGGAAGACTCACTCAATGCCTGTCACAGCAATGTAACATCCAGTAAGAAATCACACCCGCAAACACAGTCTGTGCAAAGTGCTCCACCTGGGTTTCAGTGCCCCACCATGTTCAAACCAGTCCAGCCCGTTGCCTTCCTTCCTTCCACTAATTTTTCCTCTCCACTTTGTAAAATCACTCTTCCACCAGCATTGGGTCAGATTGCAGCATTACGAGAAGCCACAGCCAGTCAGTTTCAGAAAGAAGCTCAGCCTCAAAGCTCAGGTGTCGCAGGGGCACCTCTCATGCGGACCTATCCCTATCCGTTCTCTGTGGGCCGGACTCCAGCAGCAGAGAAAAAAGCGGGCACATCAACGTCAAAAATGAAATCCAACCATTCATCGAGCAAGAACGCCAAATCTGTAGGAGAGCATAAATCTTTAGCTTCAGTGGTAGCCTCACCAGCTATTGCCCTACCATTGCAGCACCCGTCATTAACTTCTGCAACACCCACCTGCTACACGTTGTCTCCTACCGCTGCCATTTGCTGTGGCTCCGCACTGGCCAGCATCACTTCTCAGAGCAGACTGCTGAACCATGTGGAGAAAGGCAACAGCATAGACAAGGCAACCATGGGCTCTCTAAAAACAACACCCCTCTCTGCTTCAGAGGACCATACAGCTTGCTCAGTGGAACTAAGAGATGTACCTCTTGATTTGTCTGCTAAATCAAAACGTCCAAAATGCATTAATGACCCTCCAGTTCCACTGATTGGGCCTCATAATAATGAGTCAAACCAGAGAGATTTTCTGAACTCAAAGAGGACTCCTTCTACAACTTATAGTTCAGCTGTGCAATACCCTATCCTACCAAACACCCACAGAAATGGATCTCatcaaaagcaaataaatagGCCTCAGAATCACCAGGTCCCAGAGCCCAAGTCAACCTGGGGTAAGGGATCTTCACAAGACTCTATAAAAACCATCCCTGGTACTTATGTAGGTGTGGCTAGCCCTATACTGGCTTCTACCCTACGGGGCAAAGATGGAAAAGGAACTTTTGCAGATGAATTTCAGAGTTTTGCAAAGCAGGAGTTCATATCTATAATTGACCAAGGAGAACATCTGGCCACAGGAGGAAAGAAGCCATCCTGTCTGATGAAGGGCAACCAGCATGCTCACAGCGTCAAGCATGTTAAAAACACCAGCACAGCCATAGCTAAGAACTGTCCTTCTAAAGGAGCCCTAACAACTGCCCTGTCAAGCTCTGCCAACGCTCAGATTCATCAGAAATCTGGACCTGGCAAAACAGCGGTGCCACCGTATTCTACCACCGTTGTCAATCCAGCATGGCAACAGCCGTCTCATCTCCCCCACCAAGCCTCGTCAGTTCAGAGTAAAATCACACAAGGATCTCCAAAGTCCAGGGGCACCACAGGTACAGAAGGATCCAAGTTTCAGAGTGCCCATCATAGCCCGTCCAAACCTGAGGATGATAAGTGGGAGAGAATGAAGTCTCCCCTGTCTAACCTTGCATCCATTGTAAAGCAGCAAGCTCTCAAAACAACAGCACTGACAGGTGAGTGTAATACTCAAGCCTCACCTGTTGTGTCAAGAAAAGCTGATGTTTTGACTCCACTCACAGGGAGCCAAGACACCCAATCTAAACATACTTCTTTTGATTACCCACCATACTGGTCTGTGGAAAAATGGGCTGGTGTGCCATCCCAAGGAGATTCAACTCAAGCAATGAAGAGACACGAGAAGGCCAACGCCATTAATCCTTTGGAGAATAATACTGAATTAAACACCAGTCAGGGAGAACACATTGGACTACAAGCGAAGCAAACCTCCTCAAAGCCTACCAGCCAGTCTCATCTATTTGGGAGCAATGCATCAACAAATGGGAACAGGATGGAGAGCAAACTAGCCCAGGTGTTAGAGGGGGAGatattaaagaaagaaagtgggGCATCAGACAATCCTCCCAGTGACAAATTGGAGGGCATGGTTGCATCTATTCTTACAGGCCAGTGTGCGGGGGGAGGCGACAAGTTTGAGAAAAAGACAAACGGAACCAAAGAGGAGTCGCCAACCAAAGTAAAAGCTGCTGCGATCAAACAAAAGAAGACCAGCTATAAGAAGCCGGCAAAGGAGAAGTCAGCAACAGGCACATCAACGAAGGCTACAGGGAAGAAAAAGCAAGACACAGAAAAAACTCCAACCAAAGTGTCTTGCCAAAAGAAG CAGAAGAAACAATGTGCACCTGTGCCTGAGCAGAGTCTACCAGCGGGAAAACTTTCTCCACAGAGTAAAGAGCCGATTCCAAAGGATAAGATCAGTCCTAACAAGGTTGAGCCACCAACTCCCAACAAACCAG TTACAGATAGCGGCAGTGTAGAGACTCCACTGTCTCTCAATAGCTCTGCTATATCAAGTAAGGAGACCGACACTAGAGAGAGCTCCTTTCCAAGGCTGAGGAGAGGACGACGGCGAGCTGATGAGGCTCGACTGGACCTCTGGGGCTTTGCGACGCCATCCCCTCCACCCCCACCAATGCCTCCTCCCCCACCTTCCCTGCCACCCCCTCTGACTCCCACCCAACCCGCCCGCCGTCCGAGAGGGAGGCCTCGCTCAAACCCCCTGCCAGAGCGAGTGTTTCAGGGCAAGCGCAAAACAGCCAGTGCAGAGGCTGACACGCCTGCTCTCAAGAAACGCCGGCGATGTCGTAGCAAAAAGTATCAGACTGGGGACTACATCACTGAGAAAGACAAGCTGGAAGATGGAGAGCACCTCGAAGACTCTAACTCCCTGAGACAGGACAGTGGAATTCCAGCAG ATCCGCAGGTGAATCAGTGTCCGAGTCCCGCCGCCCCCAGTCCAGATCCTCCTCCACGGAGACCCTCATTCACTCGGTCCGGGTCGGTCCGCTACCAGGAGAGCGAGGTATCTCCAGAGTGCAATGACAAGCCTTCAGGGAAGAGAAAGTTCAAAAGCAAGCACTTATGTGACAATGATGAGCCGAAG ATTAAGACCAAACGCAGCAGCTCGGGCAAGCGTGGCACCTCACTTGCCCTGGATGATGACGCCGCTGAGGTAAAAAGAACAGACAGCCCCCCACCCACTCCAAAAAGTTTGCCGTCATCTCCATCCAATAAGAAAGGCTCATCGGGAAGAAGCAGCGGTTCAGAGTCTCCACCCAAGAGGCCCATTCCTCCAGAGGTTCGTCGGCTGATTGTCAATAAAAATGCTGGGGAGACCTTGCTGCAACGTGCTGCGCGCTTGGGCTATCAG GATGTAGTTCAGTACTGTCTTGAGAAGGACATCAGGGAGGTCAATCGGCGCGACAATGCCGGTTACACAGCTCTCCATGAGGCGTCCTCTCGAGGCTGGACTCAGATTGTCGAGATGCTGCTGAAGCATGGCGCTGACGTCAACTGTAGCGCCCAGGATGGGACACG GCCCCTTCATGATGCAGTAGCGAGCGATAACCTCCCAATAGTCTGGTTGCTCCTGAACCACGGGGCAGACCCGACTCTGGCCACCTACTCTGGACACACTCCGGTCAAACTGGCACATAGCCCAAGCATGAAGACCTTCCTCACAG aATATTTCATAGACCTGGAAGGCCGCAAAGAACAAGAACCCAGTTTACCCTGGGATTTCTACAGTAGCTCCCTGTTTG AGACTGACCAGGAGCCGTGCTGGGACTTCCTGCTGTCCAAGCAGAATCAGGAGCTGGGGGAGGATCCAACGGGGAAGACTGAGCTGGACTCGGACAAAGATTGCCTTCTGTTTGAGTTCTCCTCCGAGCCTCTTCTGCCCTGCTATCATGTTCAGGTGTCATTAACCCAGGG CTTTTGCAACTGGTTCCTCCTGACAGACGTCCTGAAGCGCCTGAAGATGTCTGCGCGGATCTTCCGGGCGCGTTACCCGCACTTGGAGGTGGTGAGTTTGTCACGTGCTGAGCTCTGGAGTCAGGTATCGGTCAGCCAGGTGAGCTCCGCTTTGGCTTCACCCTACAGAGGCAAAAATAAGGAAGAGGACGACAAGGAAGAGGAACGAGAGGGAGTCGTGGATCTGGTGCGATGTGTACCAGAGCTCCAGAGACTACTGGGTTCCTCCATTCACATCCTGcaagaggacgaggaggaggacgaggaggaggataCACTGACAAACACAGGGAAGCCTCGGAGCCGATAG
- the bcorl1 gene encoding BCL-6 corepressor-like protein 1 isoform X3 — protein sequence MQVDPTLMNVGDGGTVSSEISAPNKASASMVGNPPQTLPPEFRGDVTLSQQNKTTPTTDCKTAKACLDTSNYNHSPELSPPQQPSNAPMSSSALTSSEKRAEKRAEAPKLKSDGAGVFPTPQRSSGIKVSWEDSLNACHSNVTSSKKSHPQTQSVQSAPPGFQCPTMFKPVQPVAFLPSTNFSSPLCKITLPPALGQIAALREATASQFQKEAQPQSSGVAGAPLMRTYPYPFSVGRTPAAEKKAGTSTSKMKSNHSSSKNAKSVGEHKSLASVVASPAIALPLQHPSLTSATPTCYTLSPTAAICCGSALASITSQSRLLNHVEKGNSIDKATMGSLKTTPLSASEDHTACSVELRDVPLDLSAKSKRPKCINDPPVPLIGPHNNESNQRDFLNSKRTPSTTYSSAVQYPILPNTHRNGSHQKQINRPQNHQVPEPKSTWGKGSSQDSIKTIPGTYVGVASPILASTLRGKDGKGTFADEFQSFAKQEFISIIDQGEHLATGGKKPSCLMKGNQHAHSVKHVKNTSTAIAKNCPSKGALTTALSSSANAQIHQKSGPGKTAVPPYSTTVVNPAWQQPSHLPHQASSVQSKITQGSPKSRGTTGTEGSKFQSAHHSPSKPEDDKWERMKSPLSNLASIVKQQALKTTALTGECNTQASPVVSRKADVLTPLTGSQDTQSKHTSFDYPPYWSVEKWAGVPSQGDSTQAMKRHEKANAINPLENNTELNTSQGEHIGLQAKQTSSKPTSQSHLFGSNASTNGNRMESKLAQVLEGEILKKESGASDNPPSDKLEGMVASILTGQCAGGGDKFEKKTNGTKEESPTKVKAAAIKQKKTSYKKPAKEKSATGTSTKATGKKKQDTEKTPTKVSCQKKQKKQCAPVPEQSLPAGKLSPQSKEPIPKDKISPNKVEPPTPNKPVTDSGSVETPLSLNSSAISSKETDTRESSFPRLRRGRRRADEARLDLWGFATPSPPPPPMPPPPPSLPPPLTPTQPARRPRGRPRSNPLPERVFQGKRKTASAEADTPALKKRRRCRSKKYQTGDYITEKDKLEDGEHLEDSNSLRQDSGIPADPQVNQCPSPAAPSPDPPPRRPSFTRSGSVRYQESEVSPECNDKPSGKRKFKSKHLCDNDEPKIKTKRSSSGKRGTSLALDDDAAEVKRTDSPPPTPKSLPSSPSNKKGSSGRSSGSESPPKRPIPPEVRRLIVNKNAGETLLQRAARLGYQDVVQYCLEKDIREVNRRDNAGYTALHEASSRGWTQIVEMLLKHGADVNCSAQDGTRPLHDAVASDNLPIVWLLLNHGADPTLATYSGHTPVKLAHSPSMKTFLTEYFIDLEGRKEQEPSLPWDFYSSSLFETDQEPCWDFLLSKQNQELGEDPTGKTELDSDKDCLLFEFSSEPLLPCYHVQVSLTQGFCNWFLLTDVLKRLKMSARIFRARYPHLEVVALLLN from the exons ATGCAG GTGGATCCTACTCTAATGAATGTAGGGGATGGAGGCACGGTGAGCAGTGAGATCAGTGCTCCAAATAAAGCGTCTGCTAGCATGGTGGGAAATCCCCCCCAGACGCTACCCCCTGAGTTTAGAGGAGATGTTACCCTCAGTCAGCAAAACAAGACCACTCCAACAACAGACTGTAAGACAGCAAAAGCCTGCCTGGACACTAGCAATTACAACCACAGCCCTGAGCTTTCTCCACCCCAGCAGCCCAGCAATGCACCAATGTCCAGCTCAGCCCTCACCAGCTCAGAGAAGAGAGCAGAGAAAAGGGCAGAGGCCCCTAAACTCAAGTCTGATGGTGCTGGGGTCTTCCCCACTCCTCAGCGGTCAAGTGGCATAAAAGTCAGCTGGGAAGACTCACTCAATGCCTGTCACAGCAATGTAACATCCAGTAAGAAATCACACCCGCAAACACAGTCTGTGCAAAGTGCTCCACCTGGGTTTCAGTGCCCCACCATGTTCAAACCAGTCCAGCCCGTTGCCTTCCTTCCTTCCACTAATTTTTCCTCTCCACTTTGTAAAATCACTCTTCCACCAGCATTGGGTCAGATTGCAGCATTACGAGAAGCCACAGCCAGTCAGTTTCAGAAAGAAGCTCAGCCTCAAAGCTCAGGTGTCGCAGGGGCACCTCTCATGCGGACCTATCCCTATCCGTTCTCTGTGGGCCGGACTCCAGCAGCAGAGAAAAAAGCGGGCACATCAACGTCAAAAATGAAATCCAACCATTCATCGAGCAAGAACGCCAAATCTGTAGGAGAGCATAAATCTTTAGCTTCAGTGGTAGCCTCACCAGCTATTGCCCTACCATTGCAGCACCCGTCATTAACTTCTGCAACACCCACCTGCTACACGTTGTCTCCTACCGCTGCCATTTGCTGTGGCTCCGCACTGGCCAGCATCACTTCTCAGAGCAGACTGCTGAACCATGTGGAGAAAGGCAACAGCATAGACAAGGCAACCATGGGCTCTCTAAAAACAACACCCCTCTCTGCTTCAGAGGACCATACAGCTTGCTCAGTGGAACTAAGAGATGTACCTCTTGATTTGTCTGCTAAATCAAAACGTCCAAAATGCATTAATGACCCTCCAGTTCCACTGATTGGGCCTCATAATAATGAGTCAAACCAGAGAGATTTTCTGAACTCAAAGAGGACTCCTTCTACAACTTATAGTTCAGCTGTGCAATACCCTATCCTACCAAACACCCACAGAAATGGATCTCatcaaaagcaaataaatagGCCTCAGAATCACCAGGTCCCAGAGCCCAAGTCAACCTGGGGTAAGGGATCTTCACAAGACTCTATAAAAACCATCCCTGGTACTTATGTAGGTGTGGCTAGCCCTATACTGGCTTCTACCCTACGGGGCAAAGATGGAAAAGGAACTTTTGCAGATGAATTTCAGAGTTTTGCAAAGCAGGAGTTCATATCTATAATTGACCAAGGAGAACATCTGGCCACAGGAGGAAAGAAGCCATCCTGTCTGATGAAGGGCAACCAGCATGCTCACAGCGTCAAGCATGTTAAAAACACCAGCACAGCCATAGCTAAGAACTGTCCTTCTAAAGGAGCCCTAACAACTGCCCTGTCAAGCTCTGCCAACGCTCAGATTCATCAGAAATCTGGACCTGGCAAAACAGCGGTGCCACCGTATTCTACCACCGTTGTCAATCCAGCATGGCAACAGCCGTCTCATCTCCCCCACCAAGCCTCGTCAGTTCAGAGTAAAATCACACAAGGATCTCCAAAGTCCAGGGGCACCACAGGTACAGAAGGATCCAAGTTTCAGAGTGCCCATCATAGCCCGTCCAAACCTGAGGATGATAAGTGGGAGAGAATGAAGTCTCCCCTGTCTAACCTTGCATCCATTGTAAAGCAGCAAGCTCTCAAAACAACAGCACTGACAGGTGAGTGTAATACTCAAGCCTCACCTGTTGTGTCAAGAAAAGCTGATGTTTTGACTCCACTCACAGGGAGCCAAGACACCCAATCTAAACATACTTCTTTTGATTACCCACCATACTGGTCTGTGGAAAAATGGGCTGGTGTGCCATCCCAAGGAGATTCAACTCAAGCAATGAAGAGACACGAGAAGGCCAACGCCATTAATCCTTTGGAGAATAATACTGAATTAAACACCAGTCAGGGAGAACACATTGGACTACAAGCGAAGCAAACCTCCTCAAAGCCTACCAGCCAGTCTCATCTATTTGGGAGCAATGCATCAACAAATGGGAACAGGATGGAGAGCAAACTAGCCCAGGTGTTAGAGGGGGAGatattaaagaaagaaagtgggGCATCAGACAATCCTCCCAGTGACAAATTGGAGGGCATGGTTGCATCTATTCTTACAGGCCAGTGTGCGGGGGGAGGCGACAAGTTTGAGAAAAAGACAAACGGAACCAAAGAGGAGTCGCCAACCAAAGTAAAAGCTGCTGCGATCAAACAAAAGAAGACCAGCTATAAGAAGCCGGCAAAGGAGAAGTCAGCAACAGGCACATCAACGAAGGCTACAGGGAAGAAAAAGCAAGACACAGAAAAAACTCCAACCAAAGTGTCTTGCCAAAAGAAG CAGAAGAAACAATGTGCACCTGTGCCTGAGCAGAGTCTACCAGCGGGAAAACTTTCTCCACAGAGTAAAGAGCCGATTCCAAAGGATAAGATCAGTCCTAACAAGGTTGAGCCACCAACTCCCAACAAACCAG TTACAGATAGCGGCAGTGTAGAGACTCCACTGTCTCTCAATAGCTCTGCTATATCAAGTAAGGAGACCGACACTAGAGAGAGCTCCTTTCCAAGGCTGAGGAGAGGACGACGGCGAGCTGATGAGGCTCGACTGGACCTCTGGGGCTTTGCGACGCCATCCCCTCCACCCCCACCAATGCCTCCTCCCCCACCTTCCCTGCCACCCCCTCTGACTCCCACCCAACCCGCCCGCCGTCCGAGAGGGAGGCCTCGCTCAAACCCCCTGCCAGAGCGAGTGTTTCAGGGCAAGCGCAAAACAGCCAGTGCAGAGGCTGACACGCCTGCTCTCAAGAAACGCCGGCGATGTCGTAGCAAAAAGTATCAGACTGGGGACTACATCACTGAGAAAGACAAGCTGGAAGATGGAGAGCACCTCGAAGACTCTAACTCCCTGAGACAGGACAGTGGAATTCCAGCAG ATCCGCAGGTGAATCAGTGTCCGAGTCCCGCCGCCCCCAGTCCAGATCCTCCTCCACGGAGACCCTCATTCACTCGGTCCGGGTCGGTCCGCTACCAGGAGAGCGAGGTATCTCCAGAGTGCAATGACAAGCCTTCAGGGAAGAGAAAGTTCAAAAGCAAGCACTTATGTGACAATGATGAGCCGAAG ATTAAGACCAAACGCAGCAGCTCGGGCAAGCGTGGCACCTCACTTGCCCTGGATGATGACGCCGCTGAGGTAAAAAGAACAGACAGCCCCCCACCCACTCCAAAAAGTTTGCCGTCATCTCCATCCAATAAGAAAGGCTCATCGGGAAGAAGCAGCGGTTCAGAGTCTCCACCCAAGAGGCCCATTCCTCCAGAGGTTCGTCGGCTGATTGTCAATAAAAATGCTGGGGAGACCTTGCTGCAACGTGCTGCGCGCTTGGGCTATCAG GATGTAGTTCAGTACTGTCTTGAGAAGGACATCAGGGAGGTCAATCGGCGCGACAATGCCGGTTACACAGCTCTCCATGAGGCGTCCTCTCGAGGCTGGACTCAGATTGTCGAGATGCTGCTGAAGCATGGCGCTGACGTCAACTGTAGCGCCCAGGATGGGACACG GCCCCTTCATGATGCAGTAGCGAGCGATAACCTCCCAATAGTCTGGTTGCTCCTGAACCACGGGGCAGACCCGACTCTGGCCACCTACTCTGGACACACTCCGGTCAAACTGGCACATAGCCCAAGCATGAAGACCTTCCTCACAG aATATTTCATAGACCTGGAAGGCCGCAAAGAACAAGAACCCAGTTTACCCTGGGATTTCTACAGTAGCTCCCTGTTTG AGACTGACCAGGAGCCGTGCTGGGACTTCCTGCTGTCCAAGCAGAATCAGGAGCTGGGGGAGGATCCAACGGGGAAGACTGAGCTGGACTCGGACAAAGATTGCCTTCTGTTTGAGTTCTCCTCCGAGCCTCTTCTGCCCTGCTATCATGTTCAGGTGTCATTAACCCAGGG CTTTTGCAACTGGTTCCTCCTGACAGACGTCCTGAAGCGCCTGAAGATGTCTGCGCGGATCTTCCGGGCGCGTTACCCGCACTTGGAGGTG GTTGCACTCCTCCTGAACTGA